The genomic window ATCCGCGAACGAATGAAAGCCTGCGGATTCTTCGGTGCGTGCCTGTTCGCCTCGGTCGCGATACTGGCCACGTCCCGAAAAGTCCGGGCCCCTGGGATCAGGCCGTCCAGGTCGGACGAGTTCTCCGGCGATGGACGTAGTGGGATCGCGGTGACAGATTCGTAGGGCCGTCTACGCGGGACCCCTTGCAGACCCTCAGCGGGGCAATGCCGGCAGCAGCTCCGGCTCGCCGTCGACGGTCGGCTGAGGTTCCATGAGGATCGCCGCGGGGGACTGGTTCGGCGGGGCAGCGGCGGCGGTGGCGGGGGCGGGAATCTCTTCTGCCGAGGCCGCCGGTCGGGGCCGAGTGCCGGTGGCGGCGAGTCCCGGGCGGCCCTGGGCGACTTGCGACCCGGAGCCGATGTGCTCGTGGAGGATCCGACGGACCTCGCGGATCGCCATGGCCGAGGCCTGGACCCCGTGATCCGAACGGACGACCACCTCGCTGGCGACGCCGTCGAGGTGCGAGCTCTTGTAGGCGACCACGCCGTCGGTGGACTCGTCGGTCGGCCCCGGTCGGAGGGAGCCGATGATCGAATGGTAGGTCACCGCGGGGTTCTGCTTCATGGCCAGGACCGCGAGCAGCGTCTTGGAGTCCGTATCCAGGGTCTCGATGCTCGAGGGGAAGCGCCGGAACCGCCTCTGGAACGCGTCCGGATTGTCGCGGACGAGCTGCGTGAGGAGCTTGGTCACGTGGTCCGGGTCGTTGATCAGCCCCGCGCCCACGCGGCCGACCACGCTCCGCGAGAGGCCCGAGCCCCGGTGAGGCGTGGCCAGGAAGACCGCGCGGCTGACGAAGGGGAGCGGTTCGAAGAAGAGCAGGTGCTGGAGATCGCCGAGGACCTCCTTGGGCCCGAGGATCGTGTCGAACGACTGGTCGGAATTCAGCCTCCAGAACTGGTCGCCGCTGGAGACGGTCATGAGGTGGCTGAGCAGACCGCCCATGCTGTGGCCGAGCAGCACCATCCGGTCGAAGGCGGGGTCGCTGTCGCCGGGACTGAAGGTCTCCTTGGCCTGGCCCAGCGCGTCGCGGAGGCTCGACGCGGCGATCGGGAGGGGCACGCCGGTCGGATACATGTAGAGGATGAACTGATACTTGCTCTGGATCACCGGATCCCGTAGGAGCTCGTCCAGCATCGGGATCCACGCCAGCGGGCTGGAGATGAGCCCATGGACCATCACCACCGGGATCTTCCCGGGCTCGTACGGCCGAATCATCAGGAGATTGGCCCGGCCGAGATTCGCCTCCGGGCGCATCAGGCCGGCCCATCGGTAGCGCTCCAGGTCCGTCCGCGACCACATGTAGGCGAGAGGGGTGGTCAGGTCGGCCTCGATCGCGATGGTGCTGCTCCCCGAGGCGACGGTC from Aquisphaera giovannonii includes these protein-coding regions:
- a CDS encoding esterase/lipase family protein, which codes for MPAAHLTVLCAALLGWSDNITIQPSRGERGLFSSSRDNAGIDRPSDRTHETLKRYDLERTYRRRPDLALQSLEKLARKQPEAELVYALAELSWVEGLKQERWRKGEAMGRFLDAVGYAHDFLFDPELAAGRGPTDPRFLLACKLYNAGLERIIRTVQSKDPINPQGTIKLKIDGREQVLQVALSQSPWTAADIHKLILCSDYEVSGLAKSRNQYGLGVPLIAVRATDPKKEDRKAGERFYPDEMTFALTAFLYPNSRLRDPANEGDGPRRCSLALIDPVVQRTVASGSSTIAIEADLTTPLAYMWSRTDLERYRWAGLMRPEANLGRANLLMIRPYEPGKIPVVMVHGLISSPLAWIPMLDELLRDPVIQSKYQFILYMYPTGVPLPIAASSLRDALGQAKETFSPGDSDPAFDRMVLLGHSMGGLLSHLMTVSSGDQFWRLNSDQSFDTILGPKEVLGDLQHLLFFEPLPFVSRAVFLATPHRGSGLSRSVVGRVGAGLINDPDHVTKLLTQLVRDNPDAFQRRFRRFPSSIETLDTDSKTLLAVLAMKQNPAVTYHSIIGSLRPGPTDESTDGVVAYKSSHLDGVASEVVVRSDHGVQASAMAIREVRRILHEHIGSGSQVAQGRPGLAATGTRPRPAASAEEIPAPATAAAAPPNQSPAAILMEPQPTVDGEPELLPALPR